The segment CGTCGCTTGCCGCAGATTGATTCACGTTATTCGCTCGTGGTTTCAGCCGTCGCGATCTGAATTTAGTTGGTCTCGTTGCTGTAGTAATTGAGCCGCGATGCTGATCGCGATTTCAGCTGGTTGGTTTGAGCCGATCGGCAAGCCGACTGGGCAAACTATTTGATCCGCGATGTCGGCCGCAACGCCGTCGGATTTCAGTTCCCGTAGCAGGACGCCGCGTTTGGACTTGCTGCCAATGACGCCGACGAAAACTGGCTCGGAAATCGTCTCGAACAGAGACTTCAAGATCGGGCGATCGGTTGAATGGCCCATCGTCATGCAAATCACATAGTCGCCGGCTCGCAGGTTTGAAATAAAATCAGACGGACTTTCAACGCAAATTTTCGATAGTCGCTCATGATCATCCATGCGATCGATCCATTCGCATCGCGGATCCACACAAGTCACACGGCAATCAAGTGTTAGCAGAACTTTGACCAACGCCTGAGCCACATGGCCGGCGCCG is part of the Mariniblastus fucicola genome and harbors:
- the xdhC gene encoding xanthine dehydrogenase accessory protein XdhC, with the protein product MPGPTPYIEALSTLAVSGQPFVSVTMIEATGSTPQDAGSKMLVDESGRVHGTVGGGKVEHQAIEHALAMLRDPARRLEIEHWNLQRDVGMTCGGWVKLFFEVYNRHDWHIVVFGAGHVAQALVKVLLTLDCRVTCVDPRCEWIDRMDDHERLSKICVESPSDFISNLRAGDYVICMTMGHSTDRPILKSLFETISEPVFVGVIGSKSKRGVLLRELKSDGVAADIADQIVCPVGLPIGSNQPAEIAISIAAQLLQQRDQLNSDRDG